Proteins encoded together in one Pseudobacteroides sp. window:
- a CDS encoding tyrosine recombinase XerC, producing the protein MKNINDYEMPLILRDFLNYMQTIKGKSINTIQVYFYDLRVFFRFLKIHRNIEKNKDEFDKITITDIDIDLIKTVNLSDLYSFMSFVSNSRDNSAHARARKVASLKSFFNYITNKAKLLEVNPASELESPKIVKRLPRYLNVQESKQLLDSVSGEYSERDFAIITLFLNCGLRLSELVGINLNNIKNDTLTVIGKGDKERMIPLNKACLDAIESYKYVRKVDGVKDKNALFLSERKQRISKVTVQHIVKKFIKMSGLDPNRYSTHKLRHTAATLMYKYGKVDIRALQELLGHESIATTEIYTHLDKQQLKDAVDNNPLSNFSRK; encoded by the coding sequence ATGAAAAATATAAATGATTATGAAATGCCTTTAATCCTTAGGGACTTCTTAAATTATATGCAGACAATTAAGGGAAAATCTATAAATACTATTCAGGTATACTTTTATGACCTGAGAGTTTTTTTCCGTTTTTTAAAAATACATAGAAATATAGAAAAAAACAAGGATGAATTTGATAAAATCACAATAACCGACATTGATATTGATCTTATCAAAACAGTTAATTTAAGCGATCTTTATTCGTTTATGTCTTTTGTTAGCAATAGCCGTGATAATTCAGCCCATGCAAGGGCTAGAAAGGTTGCAAGCCTCAAGTCCTTTTTCAATTACATAACTAATAAGGCAAAATTATTAGAGGTGAATCCTGCAAGTGAGCTGGAATCGCCCAAAATAGTAAAGCGTCTCCCCCGCTACCTGAACGTTCAGGAAAGCAAGCAGCTTCTAGACTCTGTCAGCGGCGAATATTCAGAACGTGATTTTGCAATAATAACACTATTTTTAAACTGTGGTTTGAGACTATCGGAGCTTGTAGGCATAAATTTAAATAACATAAAAAATGACACCCTCACTGTCATCGGTAAGGGCGACAAAGAACGTATGATTCCTTTAAATAAGGCATGTCTTGATGCTATCGAGTCATATAAGTATGTTCGTAAGGTAGACGGCGTAAAGGACAAAAATGCACTGTTTTTAAGTGAAAGAAAACAGCGTATCAGTAAGGTTACTGTGCAGCATATTGTTAAAAAGTTTATAAAGATGTCAGGCCTTGATCCCAACAGATACTCTACCCACAAGCTAAGACACACTGCAGCCACCCTTATGTATAAGTACGGAAAGGTTGACATTAGGGCTCTTCAGGAGCTCTTGGGGCATGAAAGCATTGCTACAACGGAGATTTATACCCACCTTGACAAGCAGCA